In Neorhizobium galegae, the following proteins share a genomic window:
- a CDS encoding TetR/AcrR family transcriptional regulator, with amino-acid sequence MARQTRKLEISDPVPAGRFAAGEDPAKREQIIDGANRVFMKLGFDAASMNDITREAGVSKGTIYVYFQNKEDLFGAIIARERERITLRMRDILAGSEEVEDGLYRFGMGFATHITASQVIEAMRTVIGVVDRLPSLCRHFFNSSSQNVRTVLDDFIRRHVELGNLKVEDTDLAARQFVDMVSGTFLKLRLFGDLKDAPPFSEIDHVVTGAIRVFMAAYGVHDNSVTAKTKEHA; translated from the coding sequence ATGGCCAGGCAGACAAGGAAACTGGAAATATCCGATCCGGTTCCCGCCGGACGTTTCGCAGCGGGCGAGGACCCGGCGAAACGGGAGCAGATTATCGACGGGGCGAACCGCGTCTTCATGAAGCTCGGCTTCGACGCGGCAAGCATGAACGACATCACCCGCGAGGCAGGTGTTTCGAAAGGGACGATCTACGTCTACTTCCAGAACAAGGAAGACCTGTTCGGCGCGATCATTGCCCGTGAGCGCGAACGGATCACGCTGCGCATGCGTGATATCCTCGCCGGCAGCGAGGAAGTCGAGGACGGCCTCTACCGCTTCGGCATGGGTTTTGCGACGCATATCACCGCATCGCAGGTGATAGAGGCGATGCGTACGGTGATCGGCGTCGTCGATCGCCTGCCGAGCCTCTGCCGGCATTTCTTCAATTCGTCGTCCCAGAACGTCCGCACCGTGCTCGACGATTTCATCAGGCGTCACGTGGAACTCGGCAATCTCAAGGTGGAGGATACCGATCTCGCAGCCCGTCAATTCGTCGACATGGTGAGCGGCACCTTCCTCAAACTGCGCCTTTTCGGCGATCTCAAGGATGCACCACCGTTCAGCGAGATCGACCACGTCGTTACGGGCGCGATCCGGGTGTTCATGGCAGCCTATGGCGTCCATGACAATTCCGTGACCGCAAAAACGAAAGAACATGCCTGA
- a CDS encoding HlyD family secretion protein gives MTSSQNSGALRAVTTENAGLPKAEARKGSPAVEQPAAAEAIAAPAAAKAPEKKKRRGLLLPIIALALLGGAGWYGYNWWIDGRFLVSTDDAYVEGDIAVISPKVSGYVAKVNVVENQAVKAGEPLVTLDDGDYQLALRKAQTAIESAKLAVSRIDAQIVGGEAAVKQAQAQQGALEAAVRGAEITQKRATSLQASAVGTAAALDNAEIALEQARANLVAGQAAVASAQANIGLLRAQRDEAVNTIHTQDLARDQAQRDLNFTVLKAPYDGVIGNLSVQTGDLVSTGKRLASLVPLTELYIEANFKETQLGNLQPGSKVRVHVDAYEDHNITGTVVSIAPASGAVFSMLPPENATGNFTKVVQRVPVRISIPKEDLERQHLRAGLSVVVDVDTRTAPGIGAVAAK, from the coding sequence ATGACGTCCTCTCAGAATTCCGGCGCACTGCGCGCCGTGACGACGGAAAATGCTGGCCTCCCCAAGGCCGAGGCCCGCAAAGGCTCCCCGGCTGTAGAACAGCCCGCTGCGGCCGAGGCGATTGCGGCCCCCGCGGCCGCCAAGGCGCCTGAAAAGAAGAAACGCCGCGGTCTGCTGTTGCCGATCATTGCGCTTGCCCTCCTCGGTGGCGCTGGCTGGTATGGTTACAACTGGTGGATCGACGGTCGGTTCCTGGTTTCCACGGACGACGCGTATGTCGAAGGCGATATCGCGGTGATCTCGCCAAAGGTGTCCGGCTACGTCGCGAAGGTCAATGTTGTCGAGAACCAGGCCGTCAAGGCCGGCGAACCGCTCGTCACGCTCGACGACGGCGATTATCAGCTTGCACTTCGCAAGGCACAGACTGCTATCGAATCCGCCAAACTCGCTGTCTCCCGCATCGACGCGCAGATCGTCGGCGGCGAAGCGGCGGTGAAGCAGGCCCAGGCCCAGCAGGGCGCTCTCGAAGCCGCGGTTCGCGGTGCCGAGATCACCCAGAAGCGCGCGACGAGCCTGCAGGCAAGTGCGGTCGGCACCGCCGCGGCGCTCGACAATGCCGAGATCGCGCTTGAGCAGGCCCGCGCCAATCTCGTCGCCGGCCAGGCGGCCGTCGCGTCGGCCCAGGCCAATATCGGCCTCCTGCGTGCCCAGCGCGACGAGGCGGTCAATACGATCCATACCCAGGATCTTGCCCGAGACCAGGCCCAGCGGGATCTGAACTTCACGGTCCTGAAGGCGCCCTATGACGGCGTCATCGGCAACCTCTCGGTCCAGACGGGCGATCTCGTCTCGACCGGCAAGCGGCTCGCGTCGCTGGTGCCGCTGACCGAGCTCTATATCGAGGCGAATTTCAAGGAAACCCAGCTTGGCAACCTGCAGCCGGGTTCCAAGGTCCGCGTGCATGTGGATGCCTATGAGGATCACAACATCACAGGCACGGTGGTGTCGATCGCGCCCGCTTCCGGTGCCGTCTTCTCGATGCTGCCGCCGGAAAACGCGACCGGCAACTTCACCAAGGTCGTGCAGCGCGTTCCGGTTCGCATCTCGATCCCGAAGGAAGACCTCGAACGCCAGCACCTTCGCGCCGGCTTGAGCGTCGTCGTCGACGTCGATACCCGGACCGCGCCCGGCATTGGCGCCGTCGCTGCCAAGTAA
- a CDS encoding glutathione peroxidase: MTDVLNVPVKLADGRETTLSEYKGKVMLVVNVASKCGLTKQYEGLEKLYEDKRGDGFVITAFPANNFKGQEPGTDAEIVEFCQLTYDVKFPIFSKISVKGEDKHPLYQGLTGSGVPTTGDGPMKEKLRGFGMEVEDGEIVWNFEKFLIGRDGEIKARFAPDVDAQDSRLVDAVERELAKN; this comes from the coding sequence ATGACTGATGTTTTGAACGTGCCGGTGAAGCTGGCCGACGGCCGCGAGACCACGCTTTCGGAATACAAGGGCAAGGTGATGCTGGTCGTCAACGTCGCCTCGAAATGCGGCCTGACCAAGCAGTATGAAGGCCTCGAAAAACTCTACGAAGACAAGCGCGGCGATGGTTTCGTGATCACCGCCTTCCCGGCCAACAATTTCAAGGGCCAGGAGCCCGGCACGGACGCCGAGATCGTCGAGTTCTGCCAGCTCACCTACGATGTAAAATTCCCGATTTTCTCGAAGATCTCCGTCAAGGGCGAAGACAAGCACCCGCTCTACCAGGGCCTGACCGGCTCCGGCGTGCCGACCACCGGCGACGGCCCGATGAAGGAAAAGCTGCGCGGCTTCGGCATGGAGGTCGAAGACGGCGAGATCGTCTGGAACTTCGAAAAATTCCTGATCGGCCGCGACGGCGAGATCAAGGCCCGTTTCGCGCCTGATGTCGACGCGCAGGACAGCCGCCTGGTCGACGCGGTCGAGCGGGAACTGGCGAAGAACTGA
- a CDS encoding TerC family protein, which produces MQDIVVLVQDPAAWVALVTLVVMEVVLGIDNLIFISILTNKLPPENRERARKIGIGLALVMRLALLGTVAWIVQLTNPIFEAFGHGFSWKDLILIAGGLFLVWKATKEIHHSVDVDDHKEDLVGAGKDVLKMSFASAIGQILLLDLVFSIDSIITAVGMTPHLPIMVVAVLAAVTVMLIAATPLANFIEKNPTIVMLALAFLLMIGGTLIVEGFGVHVPKGYIYAAMAFSAAVEALNMFAKNARKKKTGGGTTLH; this is translated from the coding sequence ATGCAGGATATCGTCGTGCTGGTTCAGGATCCGGCCGCCTGGGTGGCGCTTGTCACCCTCGTCGTCATGGAAGTCGTGCTCGGCATCGACAACCTCATCTTCATCTCCATCCTCACCAACAAGCTGCCGCCCGAAAACCGTGAGCGTGCCCGCAAGATCGGCATCGGCCTGGCACTCGTCATGCGGCTCGCCCTGCTCGGCACCGTCGCCTGGATCGTCCAACTTACCAACCCGATCTTCGAGGCCTTCGGCCACGGCTTCTCGTGGAAGGACCTGATCCTGATCGCCGGCGGCCTTTTCCTCGTCTGGAAGGCGACCAAGGAAATCCATCACTCCGTCGATGTCGACGACCACAAGGAAGACCTGGTCGGCGCTGGCAAGGACGTGCTCAAGATGAGCTTCGCCTCGGCAATCGGCCAGATCCTGCTGCTCGACCTTGTCTTCTCGATCGACAGCATCATCACCGCCGTCGGCATGACGCCGCATCTGCCGATCATGGTGGTCGCCGTCCTGGCGGCCGTCACCGTGATGCTGATCGCTGCCACACCGCTTGCCAATTTCATCGAGAAGAACCCGACCATCGTCATGCTGGCACTCGCCTTCCTGCTGATGATCGGCGGCACCCTGATCGTCGAAGGTTTTGGCGTGCACGTGCCCAAGGGCTACATCTACGCCGCCATGGCCTTCTCGGCGGCGGTGGAAGCGCTCAACATGTTCGCCAAGAACGCCCGCAAGAAGAAGACGGGCGGCGGAACGACGCTGCATTGA
- a CDS encoding SLC13 family permease, with protein MTTQQILAFSVIAIMMAVFIWDRFRYDVVACCALVLAVALGVVPVNRAFSGFSDDIVIIVGSALVVSAGVARSGIVDTAIKKFFPNLNTLHTQLALLMIVVAVLSAFIKNIGALAIMMPVAFQFARKSGASPSKYLMPMAFAALLGGLMTQIGTSPNIVVSRLREELTGTSFTMFDFTPLGAILTVVGITFLLFFHWLVPSRTRENSSIEEAVEITNYTSEVSVTAESTMLEKPLSELLKRADGEVLATAVLRGTARMSPFPDLKLREGDVVMLEGPSKALDRIVSGGRLKLSGKPLKENGQAQTDVISVEAIITQESSLKGLSAKELALSYTRGINLLAISRRGERLKQRLGELTLMAGDVLVLQGSRKNLPAVLQDFSLLPLAQREILLGTQRRAFIPLVILALAMAATAVGIAPVPVAFFTAALGMVVFRAIPLNDFYKSVDGPILVMLAALIPVSDSLRTTGGSELIAGWLGQVATTLPAGGALGLILVTAMAVTPFLNNAATVLVMGPIAASFATNLGFRPEAFLMAVAIGAGCDFLTPVGHQCNTLVFGPGGYKFSDYPRLGLPLSFLIILVSVPALLYVWPVR; from the coding sequence ATGACCACTCAGCAGATCCTCGCGTTTTCCGTCATCGCCATCATGATGGCAGTCTTTATCTGGGATCGGTTCCGTTACGACGTGGTTGCCTGCTGCGCGCTGGTGCTGGCCGTCGCGCTCGGCGTCGTGCCGGTCAACAGAGCGTTTTCCGGCTTCTCGGACGACATCGTCATCATCGTCGGCAGTGCGCTCGTGGTCAGCGCCGGCGTGGCGCGGTCGGGGATCGTCGATACCGCGATCAAGAAATTCTTCCCGAACCTCAACACGCTGCACACGCAGCTCGCGCTGCTGATGATCGTCGTGGCGGTGCTTTCCGCCTTCATCAAGAATATCGGCGCTCTGGCGATCATGATGCCGGTCGCCTTCCAGTTCGCCCGGAAATCCGGCGCCTCGCCATCGAAATACCTGATGCCGATGGCCTTTGCGGCCCTGCTCGGCGGGTTGATGACCCAGATCGGCACCTCGCCCAATATCGTCGTCTCGCGGCTGAGGGAGGAACTGACCGGCACCTCATTCACGATGTTCGACTTCACGCCACTGGGGGCAATCCTGACCGTCGTCGGCATCACCTTCCTGCTCTTCTTCCATTGGCTGGTGCCAAGCCGCACCCGAGAGAACAGCTCGATCGAAGAGGCGGTGGAGATCACCAACTACACGTCCGAGGTCTCCGTGACCGCCGAGTCGACGATGTTGGAAAAACCGCTCAGCGAACTTCTGAAGCGTGCCGACGGCGAAGTGCTGGCCACCGCCGTGCTGCGCGGCACGGCCCGCATGTCACCCTTTCCGGACCTGAAGTTGCGCGAAGGCGACGTGGTGATGCTGGAAGGCCCGTCGAAGGCGCTCGACCGGATCGTCTCCGGTGGCAGGTTGAAGCTGTCCGGCAAACCGCTCAAGGAAAACGGCCAGGCACAGACGGACGTGATCTCGGTCGAAGCGATCATCACCCAGGAATCGTCGCTCAAGGGTCTGTCCGCCAAGGAACTGGCGCTCTCTTATACGCGCGGCATCAATCTTCTGGCAATCAGCCGGCGCGGCGAGCGGCTGAAGCAGCGGCTGGGCGAGCTGACGCTGATGGCCGGCGACGTGCTGGTGCTGCAGGGCAGCCGCAAGAACCTGCCCGCCGTGCTGCAGGATTTTTCCCTGCTGCCGCTCGCACAGCGCGAAATCCTGCTCGGGACACAGCGGCGCGCCTTCATTCCGCTGGTCATCCTGGCGCTTGCCATGGCCGCAACCGCCGTCGGCATCGCCCCGGTTCCCGTCGCCTTCTTCACCGCCGCCCTCGGCATGGTCGTCTTCCGGGCGATCCCGCTCAACGACTTCTATAAATCGGTCGACGGGCCGATCCTCGTCATGCTGGCGGCACTGATCCCCGTTTCAGATTCGCTGAGGACGACCGGTGGCAGCGAGCTTATCGCAGGCTGGCTCGGCCAGGTGGCCACGACGCTTCCGGCCGGGGGTGCCCTGGGGCTGATCCTTGTCACGGCCATGGCGGTGACGCCGTTCCTCAACAATGCCGCGACGGTGCTCGTCATGGGACCGATCGCGGCGAGCTTCGCCACCAATCTCGGTTTTCGACCGGAGGCGTTCCTGATGGCGGTGGCGATCGGCGCCGGCTGCGATTTCCTCACCCCCGTCGGCCACCAGTGCAACACGCTGGTCTTCGGCCCCGGCGGCTACAAGTTCTCGGACTATCCGAGGCTCGGCCTGCCGCTTTCTTTCCTGATCATCCTCGTCAGCGTGCCGGCGCTGCTCTATGTCTGGCCGGTAAGGTAG
- a CDS encoding VOC family protein produces MPLSRVTIYAKDVEAMVRFYGTHFDFEVLRLPGDRIVELVSKDGGANLMFHPAAKSQKTGQVIVKLVFDVEDVEAFCRRAAERGLQFGPIHKADGYEFANAKDPGQNSIAVSSRAFRRTK; encoded by the coding sequence GTGCCGCTCAGCCGTGTGACGATCTATGCGAAGGATGTCGAAGCGATGGTGCGTTTTTACGGGACGCATTTCGACTTCGAAGTCTTGCGATTGCCCGGTGATCGCATCGTCGAACTGGTCAGCAAGGATGGCGGCGCCAACCTGATGTTTCACCCGGCCGCCAAATCGCAGAAGACCGGCCAGGTGATCGTCAAACTGGTGTTCGACGTGGAGGATGTCGAAGCGTTCTGCCGCCGCGCGGCGGAACGAGGGCTGCAATTCGGCCCGATCCACAAGGCCGATGGCTACGAGTTCGCGAATGCCAAAGACCCGGGCCAGAACTCGATCGCGGTCTCCAGTCGAGCTTTCCGCAGAACGAAGTAA
- a CDS encoding LacI family DNA-binding transcriptional regulator, with the protein MKPTVHDIAKIAGVSLATVDRVLNGRPGVRSVTRGKVEGAIASLGYVRDLAAANLAKSRTYSFVFILPANDNSFMIGLHEEVRGAVARSSAERTDIRIADVPPFDPGALVAALETVLAEKPAGVAFVAIDAPEVRAAAERLRQAGIPMVTLVSDLPDSSRDHYAGIDNIAAGRTAGSLMGRFLSGPLMEERGATVAVLAGSMLVRDHRERLEGFSTVIGQAYPNVHILPVLEGRDDPELTETMIADALRRNADIAGIYSLGAGNRGLIRALQKAGAVRRPLVIAHELTASTRAALADGVIDAVLNQDAGHEVRSAIRVLKAKADGLPVLAAQERIRIDIFLKDNLP; encoded by the coding sequence ATGAAGCCCACTGTCCACGACATCGCGAAGATTGCGGGCGTCAGCCTTGCGACAGTCGACCGGGTTCTCAACGGCCGGCCGGGCGTGCGCTCCGTCACCCGCGGCAAGGTGGAGGGGGCCATCGCCTCGCTTGGCTATGTGCGCGATCTTGCCGCCGCCAACCTTGCCAAGAGCCGCACCTATTCCTTCGTCTTCATCCTGCCGGCCAACGACAATTCCTTCATGATCGGCCTGCATGAGGAAGTACGCGGCGCGGTCGCCCGCTCCAGCGCCGAGCGCACCGATATCCGCATCGCCGACGTGCCGCCCTTCGATCCGGGCGCGCTGGTTGCCGCCCTCGAAACCGTGCTCGCCGAAAAGCCGGCCGGCGTCGCCTTCGTCGCCATCGACGCGCCGGAAGTCCGTGCCGCCGCCGAGCGCCTGCGGCAGGCCGGCATCCCGATGGTGACCTTGGTCTCCGACCTGCCGGATTCCTCCCGCGACCATTATGCGGGCATCGACAATATCGCCGCCGGCCGCACGGCGGGCAGCCTGATGGGCCGTTTCCTCAGTGGCCCCCTGATGGAGGAACGGGGGGCGACCGTCGCGGTGCTTGCCGGCTCCATGCTGGTGCGCGACCATCGCGAGCGTCTGGAGGGTTTTTCGACGGTCATCGGTCAGGCCTATCCGAACGTTCACATTCTGCCCGTGCTCGAAGGCCGCGACGACCCGGAGCTCACTGAAACGATGATCGCCGATGCGCTGCGCCGCAATGCCGACATTGCCGGCATCTACAGTCTCGGCGCCGGCAATCGCGGTCTCATCCGCGCGCTACAGAAGGCGGGCGCTGTTCGCCGGCCGCTCGTCATCGCCCACGAACTGACCGCCTCGACCCGTGCGGCACTTGCCGACGGTGTCATCGACGCGGTGCTGAACCAGGATGCGGGCCACGAAGTCCGCAGCGCCATCCGCGTGCTGAAGGCCAAGGCCGACGGACTGCCGGTGCTCGCAGCACAGGAACGCATCCGCATCGACATTTTTCTGAAAGACAATCTGCCCTGA
- the gltX gene encoding glutamate--tRNA ligase: protein MIATKPRVRIAPSPTGEPHVGTAYIALFNYLFAKKHGGEFILRIEDTDATRSTLEFEQKVLDALRWTGLTWAEGPDVGGPYGPYRQSDRKDIYQPYAQQLLDKGHAFRCFCTPERLEQMREGQRAAGKPPKYDGLCLSYTAEEVTSRMAAGEGSVIRMKIPTEGSCDFHDGVYGDVSIPWDSVDMQVLIKGDGMPTYHMANVIDDHLMKITHVARGEEWLASVPKHILLYRYFEWEQPVFMHLSLMRNADKSKLSKRKNPTSISYYSALGYLPEALMNFLGLFFIQIAEGEEMLTMDELIEKFDPDNLSKAGAIFDIQKLDWLNGRWLREKLSPDEFVARVLEWAMENSRLTEGLKHSQSRISKLGELPNLAGFLLSSDVGLTPASFAGLKTSPAETLEILTTVQTDLEKILEWNVETIDAELRAVADKLAKKLRVVTPPLFVAVSGSSRSLPLFDSMALLGRSVVRQRLKIAATVVASMVGDGK, encoded by the coding sequence ATGATCGCCACGAAGCCCCGCGTCCGCATCGCCCCCTCGCCGACCGGCGAGCCGCATGTCGGCACCGCCTATATCGCGCTCTTCAACTATCTCTTCGCCAAGAAACATGGCGGCGAATTCATCCTGCGTATCGAGGATACCGATGCGACGCGTTCGACGCTGGAATTCGAGCAGAAGGTGCTGGACGCGCTGCGCTGGACGGGCCTCACCTGGGCCGAAGGTCCGGATGTCGGCGGCCCCTACGGTCCCTATCGCCAGTCCGACCGCAAGGACATCTACCAGCCCTATGCCCAGCAACTGCTCGACAAGGGCCATGCCTTCCGCTGCTTCTGCACGCCCGAACGGCTGGAGCAGATGCGCGAAGGCCAGCGCGCCGCCGGCAAGCCGCCGAAATACGACGGGCTCTGCCTGAGCTACACGGCCGAGGAAGTGACATCCAGGATGGCGGCCGGCGAAGGCTCGGTCATCCGCATGAAGATCCCGACCGAAGGCTCCTGCGACTTCCACGACGGCGTCTATGGCGACGTGTCGATCCCGTGGGATTCGGTCGACATGCAGGTGCTGATCAAGGGCGATGGCATGCCGACCTATCATATGGCCAACGTCATCGACGACCATCTGATGAAGATCACCCACGTCGCCCGTGGCGAGGAATGGCTGGCATCGGTGCCGAAGCACATCCTGCTCTATCGATATTTCGAGTGGGAACAGCCGGTGTTCATGCACCTGTCGCTGATGCGCAATGCCGACAAGTCGAAACTGTCGAAGCGCAAGAACCCGACCTCGATCTCCTATTATTCCGCGCTCGGCTATCTGCCGGAAGCGCTGATGAACTTTCTGGGCCTGTTCTTCATCCAGATCGCCGAAGGCGAAGAGATGCTGACCATGGACGAGCTCATCGAAAAGTTCGATCCGGACAACCTCTCCAAGGCCGGCGCGATCTTCGACATCCAGAAGCTCGACTGGCTGAACGGCCGCTGGCTGCGCGAAAAACTGTCGCCGGACGAATTCGTCGCCCGCGTGCTGGAATGGGCCATGGAGAACAGTCGCCTGACGGAAGGCCTGAAACACTCGCAGAGCCGTATTTCGAAGCTCGGCGAACTGCCGAACCTCGCCGGCTTCCTGCTATCGAGCGATGTCGGCCTGACGCCGGCCTCGTTTGCGGGCCTCAAGACCAGCCCGGCCGAGACGCTGGAAATCCTCACCACAGTTCAAACGGATCTCGAAAAGATCCTGGAATGGAATGTCGAGACGATCGATGCGGAACTGCGCGCCGTCGCCGACAAGCTCGCCAAGAAGCTGCGCGTCGTCACCCCGCCGCTCTTCGTCGCGGTGTCGGGCTCGTCCCGCTCGCTGCCGTTGTTCGACTCGATGGCGCTGCTCGGCCGCTCGGTGGTGCGCCAGAGGCTGAAGATCGCCGCGACGGTGGTGGCGTCCATGGTGGGCGACGGAAAGTAA
- the xylB gene encoding xylulokinase produces the protein MYLGLDLGTSGVKAMLIDGDQRIIGSASGSLDVSRPHSGWSEQDPAHWIRATEEAVAGLKAKFPKELGAVKGIGLSGQMHGATLLDAEDKVLRPCILWNDTRSHQEAAALDANPIFRKLTGNIVFPGFTAPKLVWVAKNEPEIFAKVAKVLLPKDYLRLWLTGEHISEMSDSAGTSWLDTGARKWSSELLAATGLDEKQMPSLVEGTEQAGKLRGELSYKWGMAEGVVIAGGAGDNAASACGMGTVAEGQAFVSLGTSGVLFAANAAYLPKPESAVHAFCHALPKTWHQMGVILSATDALNWYSNITGKTAAELTQELGDALKVPSGVTFLPYLSGERTPHNDAAIRGAFIGLEHESSRAVLTQAVLEGVTFAIRDNLEALKSAGTSISRVTAIGGGSRSRYWLQSIATSLGVPVDIPADGDFGAAFGAARLGLIAATGADPLSVCSAPKTDETIEPVSGLSEAYEAAYGRYRALYPAIKSLAH, from the coding sequence ATGTATCTCGGTCTCGATCTCGGTACGTCCGGCGTGAAGGCGATGCTGATCGACGGCGATCAGAGAATTATCGGTTCGGCGAGCGGCTCGCTGGACGTCTCGCGGCCGCATTCCGGCTGGTCGGAGCAGGATCCGGCCCACTGGATCCGCGCCACCGAAGAGGCCGTCGCCGGTCTCAAGGCGAAGTTCCCGAAGGAACTCGGGGCGGTGAAGGGCATCGGCCTTTCCGGCCAGATGCACGGCGCGACGTTGCTCGACGCCGAAGACAAGGTGCTGCGTCCCTGCATCCTGTGGAACGACACCCGTTCCCATCAGGAGGCCGCCGCGCTCGACGCCAACCCGATCTTCCGCAAGCTCACCGGCAATATCGTCTTCCCGGGCTTCACCGCCCCGAAGCTCGTCTGGGTCGCCAAGAACGAGCCGGAGATCTTTGCGAAGGTCGCCAAGGTGCTGCTGCCGAAGGATTATCTGCGCCTCTGGCTGACCGGCGAGCACATTTCCGAAATGTCCGATTCCGCCGGCACGTCCTGGCTCGATACCGGCGCCCGCAAATGGTCGTCCGAACTGCTTGCCGCGACGGGCCTTGACGAAAAACAGATGCCGTCGCTGGTCGAGGGCACCGAACAGGCAGGCAAGCTGCGCGGCGAACTTTCCTACAAATGGGGCATGGCCGAAGGCGTCGTGATCGCCGGCGGGGCAGGGGACAATGCGGCGTCGGCCTGCGGCATGGGCACGGTCGCGGAGGGTCAAGCCTTCGTCTCGCTCGGCACGTCCGGCGTGCTGTTTGCCGCCAACGCCGCCTATCTGCCGAAGCCGGAAAGCGCCGTGCATGCCTTCTGCCATGCGCTGCCGAAGACCTGGCATCAGATGGGCGTCATCCTGTCGGCGACCGACGCGCTCAACTGGTATTCGAACATTACCGGCAAGACGGCAGCCGAGCTCACCCAGGAACTCGGCGATGCGCTGAAGGTCCCATCGGGCGTCACCTTCCTGCCCTACCTTTCCGGCGAGCGCACGCCGCACAATGATGCGGCCATCCGCGGCGCCTTCATCGGCCTCGAACACGAGAGCAGCCGCGCGGTGCTGACCCAGGCGGTGCTCGAAGGTGTCACCTTTGCGATCCGCGACAATCTCGAGGCGCTGAAATCAGCCGGTACCTCGATTTCCCGCGTCACCGCGATCGGCGGCGGCTCGCGTTCACGCTACTGGCTGCAGTCGATCGCCACCTCTCTCGGCGTGCCGGTGGATATTCCGGCCGACGGCGATTTCGGAGCCGCCTTCGGTGCCGCCCGGCTGGGGCTGATCGCTGCAACCGGTGCCGACCCGCTTTCCGTCTGCTCGGCGCCGAAGACCGACGAGACCATCGAGCCGGTCTCGGGGCTGTCGGAGGCTTATGAGGCTGCCTATGGGCGCTACCGGGCGCTCTATCCGGCGATCAAGTCGCTGGCGCATTGA